One genomic region from Amphiprion ocellaris isolate individual 3 ecotype Okinawa chromosome 20, ASM2253959v1, whole genome shotgun sequence encodes:
- the LOC129347743 gene encoding psychosine receptor-like translates to MENLTLSTNYSECYSADNVSRRRPFLVFYGAVIVTAIPSNAFFLYVSWQHIRQKNELGVYMFNLALSDLTFTIGLSLWLDFLWRGVWTFGGNICVLSVFVLFTNFYTSEALLCCIAVDRYLAVVHPLKYTYLRKVATAAGVTVAIWVLVACFNAATITLEDSYHESNAFAVCFDVFIPLSEHHSRANIVRFFLGFVIPVLLVCFSTWGICVEVKSNQATEKQERKRITKLLRIVLLCLVFCFGPIHVMMLLRTMVEDCTSFAWVIYLYKISTAISSLNCLADPLLYCFITRTGQANVSQIILFFRRKK, encoded by the coding sequence ATGGAGAACTTAACCCTGTCCACCAACTATTCAGAATGTTACTCGGCTGACAACGTATCCAGGCGGAGGCCATTTCTCGTCTTCTACGGGGCTGTCATCGTAACTGCCATCCCGTCCAACGCCTTCTTCCTCTACGTGTCCTGGCAGCACATCAGACAGAAGAACGAGCTTGGCGTGTACATGTTCAACCTGGCGCTGAGTGACCTGACCTTCACCATTGGTCTTTCTCTGTGGCTGGACTTCCTGTGGCGAGGAGTTTGGACATTTGGAGGCAATATTTGTGtgctgtctgtctttgttctcTTCACCAACTTCTACACCAGCGAGgctctcctctgctgcattGCTGTTGACCGCTACCTGGCGGTGGTTCACCCGTTGAAGTACACGTACCTGAGGAAAGTTGCAACTGCTGCAGGCGTCACTGTCGCCATATGGGTGTTGGTGGCCTGTTTCAACGCCGCCACCATCACCCTGGAAGACTCGTACCATGAAAGCAATGCATTTGCAGTGTGCTTTGATGTCTTCATTCCATTGTCAGAGCACCATTCTCGTGCCAATATAGTGCGTTTCTTCTTGGGGTTTGTAATTCCTGTTCTGCTGGTGTGTTTTTCCACCTGGGGGATTTGTGTGGAGGTGAAATCCAACCAAGCCACAGAGAAGCAGGAACGCAAACGGATTACAAAACTTTTGAGAATAGTTCTGCTCTgccttgtgttttgctttggaCCGATCCATGTCATGATGCTTCTCCGTACAATGGTGGAGGACTGCACAAGTTTTGCATGGGTTATCTATCTCTACAAGATCAGTACTGCTATCTCAAGCCTCAATTGCCTTGCAGATCCGCTCCTCTACTGCTTCATTACTAGAACAGGGCAGGCGAATGTCAGTCAGATTATTCTCTTCTTCCggagaaagaaatga
- the LOC111573253 gene encoding B2 bradykinin receptor-like, translating to MTLLSSTIFCLVFLPLFLNSIPANFSHEAVDENQNSTDDTWCHYNPNDWIFTVIPVYILIISVLGIFLNVFVLMVFWLHKKACTVAEIYLSNLAAADLFLMSPFPVLAVIAGTKYDLHLSETVCKLLPFAISMNVYCSIIILALVSIDRYLALVHPLTSGRMRRPFYAKVACVLVWGVCFLLNVPSLIYREVVHDSERNFTTCDLNFPSPSTFLVFEGISLFIFIIPTFLISFCTLKITNTLSGTLKKELNAQKKEQKATTLVLVVLLAFLICWVPMHVVSILYLLSRVNILNGCRFFNNLYICQHIFTSLALSNSVLNPILYVIVGKTFQTKVKELFMQISTNVSRRL from the exons ATGACTCTTTTGTCAAG CACGATCTTTTGTCTGGTTTTCCTTCCTTTATTTCTCAACAGCATCCCTGCAAACTTCAGCCATGAAGCTGTGGATGAAAATCAAAACAGCACAGATGACACTTGGTGCCACTACAATCCAAATGATTGGATCTTCACAGTGATTCCAGTGTACATCTTGATCATCAGTGTGCTGGGAATCTTCTTGAATGTCTTTGTGTTGATGGTTTTCTGGCTCCACAAAAAGGCCTGTACTGTGGCTGAGATCTACCTGAGCAACCTGGCTGCTGCCGACCTCTTTCTGATGTCTCCTTTTCCCGTCCTTGCTGTGATTGCAGGAACAAAATATGACTTGCACCTTAGTGAAACTGTTTGTAAACTGCTTCCCTTCGCCATCAGCATGAATGTCTACTGCAGCATCATCATCCTTGCTCTGGTGAGCATTGACCGATATTTGGCACTAGTTCACCCACTGACCAGTGGAAGAATGCGGAGGCCATTTTACGCCAAAGTGGCATGTGTGCTGGTGTGGGGTGTATGCTTTCTCTTGAATGTTCCCTCACTCATTTACAGGGAAGTTGTACATGACTCTGAGAGAAATTTTACCACATGTGATTTAAATTTTCCAAGTCCTTCCACGTTTCTGGTGTTTGAAGGGATCAGtttgttcatcttcatcatccccACTTTCCTTATTTCCTTCTGCACCCTCAAAATCACTAACACTCTGAGTGGGACTTTGAAGAAGGAGTTAAATGCTCAGAAAAAAGAGCAGAAGGCCACCACTCTGGTCCTGGTGGTCCTCTTGGCGTTCCTCATCTGCTGGGTACCAATGCATGTGGTTAGCATACTATACCTGCTCAGTAGAGTTAATATTCTGAATGGGTGCCGCTTTTTCAACAATTTGTACATCTGCCAACACATTTTCACCAGTTTAGCCTTATCCAACAGTGTTCTCAACCCCATTCTCTATGTCATTGTAGGGAAAACCTTCCAGACAAAAGTTAAGGAATTATTCATGCAGATAAGCACAAACGTGTCAAGACGTCTTTAA
- the LOC118469107 gene encoding B2 bradykinin receptor-like, which produces MLQIILSIIFCLVFLPLFINSILANFSHEAVDENQNSTDDTWCLYDGHEWIFTVIPVYILIISVLGIFLNVFVLMVFWLHKKACTVAEIYLSNLAAADLFLMSPFPVLAVIAGTKYDLHLSETVCKLLPFAISMNVYCSIIILALVSIDRYLALVHPLTSGRMRRPFYAKVACVLVWGVCFLLNVPSLIYREVVHDSERNFTTCDLNFPSPSMFLVFEGISLFIFIIPTFLISFCTLKITNALSGTLKKELNAQKKEQKATTLVLVVLLAFLICWVPMHVVSILDLLSRVNILNGCRFFKNLYIYQRIFTSLALSNSVLNPILYVIVGKTFQKKVKELFMQVKTNLSRCH; this is translated from the coding sequence ATGCTTCAAATAATTTTAAGCATAatcttttgtttggttttcctTCCTTTATTTATCAACAGCATCCTTGCAAACTTCAGCCATGAAGCTGTGGATGAAAATCAAAACAGCACAGATGACACTTGGTGCCTTTATGATGGACACGAGTGGATCTTCACTGTGATTCCAGTGTACATCTTGATCATCAGTGTGCTGGGAATCTTCTTGAATGTCTTTGTGTTGATGGTTTTCTGGCTCCACAAAAAGGCCTGTACTGTGGCTGAGATCTACCTGAGCAACCTGGCTGCTGCCGACCTCTTTCTGATGTCTCCTTTTCCCGTCCTTGCTGTGATTGCAGGAACAAAATATGACTTGCACCTTAGTGAAACTGTTTGTAAACTGCTTCCCTTCGCCATCAGCATGAATGTCTACTGCAGCATCATCATCCTTGCTCTGGTGAGCATTGACCGATATTTGGCACTAGTTCACCCACTGACCAGTGGAAGAATGCGGAGGCCATTTTATGCCAAAGTGGCATGTGTGCTGGTGTGGGGTGTATGCTTTCTCTTGAATGTTCCCTCACTCATTTACAGGGAAGTTGTACATGACTCTGAGAGAAATTTTACCACATGTGATTTAAATTTTCCAAGTCCTTCCATGTTTCTGGTGTTTGAAGGGATCAGtttattcatcttcatcatccccACTTTCCTTATTTCCTTCTGCACCCTCAAAATCACTAACGCTCTGAGTGGGACGTTGAAGAAGGAGTTAAATGCTCAGAAAAAAGAGCAGAAGGCCACCACTCTGGTCCTGGTGGTCCTCTTGGCATTCCTGATCTGCTGGGTACCAATGCATGTGGTTAGCATACTAGACCTGCTCAGTAGAGTTAATATTCTGAATGGGTGCcgctttttcaaaaatttgtacATCTACCAACGCATTTTCACCAGTTTAGCCTTATCCAACAGTGTTCTCAACCCCATTCTCTATGTCATTGTAGGGAAAACCTTCCAGAAAAAAGTTAAGGAATTATTCATGCAGGTGAAAACAAACCTGTCAAGATGTCATTAA